TTTTGACGAAATCGTTCTGCATCCTGATGTGTCGACGAACGTGAACCTCAAGGGCCACCCACGCCGCTGTTTCGGCTGCACTGCCTGCAGGCTGCAGGTAGGCATGATCGCGAAGTTGATTGAAACGCTCATTGGACGCAACCAGCGCATCGTTGGCTTGCTTCACTGGTTCGTAGCGTTGCATTAGCAGCGTCACGTTGTCTTGTTTCGCGGTATTGCGTGGCATGCCGCCCAAGAGCCCGAAAACCGAGGCAACCCAGGAATCGCCTTCGCCAGCCGTGATGGCTAGGGTCTCGCCTGCTCGGCTGGCGTGGTAAATGTTGTCGCTGTCAGACGCGACAGGGTCCTTGGCGTTGACGATGCGCCAGACTTTGCGAGCGGGCGACGAAGCATCGAGATCCAGCAGCGCTTGATAGGCATGCCCTTCGATCACGGCGTAGCGTTTGCCTGCAAATCCATATAATCCGTCGCTATCACGCGACGCCCCGGTAAAATCCAGTTCGCTGCGAAATGGACGCAGACTTGTGGCGCTTAGCCGGACAATCGGGGCGGCATCGTGATCGAGCGCAAACCAGTGTTTGCTGTCGGGGTCCTGCAGCAGAACCGGTCCTGAGGGATCTTGTTCGCCGGTCAATTTGGCCCGGTAAACACCGTCACGCCGGTGGAGTCCAATATGCAGCGTGCCGTCGGGCGTGTCGACGAACAAACGCCCCTTTAACATGCGCAGTCCGTTTGCATCCGCAGCAGGAAGCTGGGCGCCCGCGGTCTTGTAGGCCTTCAGCGGGCGGTGTGTGGGACTGGAAAGTTGCGTCACGGGCTGAACCGCCGAGCCTGCGCTGATTGTGACAGCCGGAGCTACGGAAATGGCATCAAGGTCATGCTGCCCCGGCGTTTCACTTGGCCGCTGCGGATGACTGGGCGGTAGTGGCAATCTCGTTACGTCGATATGTGGGGTTTGATCTGCCCTCAATACCGTCCCGTCGGCTGAATCAGGTCGAGCGTGCACCTCGACTGTTGTGGTGCCTTTTGTAACTTTTACTACCATGAATGTTCATCCTTGAACGTTGTTCTTGCCGGCCCGATCAGAATTCAGAGCCGACGGGTCCTGCGCCTGTTCATCGACAGTGCGCACAGAGTTGCGACGGTGCTGGTGAACGCTGGCGGGGCTGCCGCAAAAACCGACCACCGCCGTCGGAATTGGTCAAAATTTGTGCTATATTCCGCGCCCGCGATTTTTCACTTCAACACCGGTCGTCGACATGCAAGCAGCCAAGCCGTTATTTGACTATCCAAAATATTGGGCCGAATGTTTCGGGCCAGCGCCATTCCTGCCGATGAGCAGGGAGGAGATGGATCAGCTTGGCTGGGATTCGTGTGACATCATTATTGTTACCGGAGATGCCTACGTCGATCATCCGTCGTTTGGCATGGCGATCATCGGCCGGCTGCTGGAGTCGCAAGGCTTCCGCGTCGGGATCATCGCCCAGCCAAACTGGCAGTCCAAAGACGATTTCATGAAGCTCGGCGAGCCGAACCTGTTCTTCGGTGTCGCGGCCGGCAACATGGACTCGATGATCAACCGCTACACCGCCGACAAGAAAATCCGCTCCGATGACGCCTATACGCCAGGCGGCATGGCCGGCAAGCGTCCGGACCGCGCGAGCCTGGTTTACAGCCAGCGCTGCAAAGAGGCGTACAAGCATGTGCCGATCGTGCTCGGCGGTATCGAAGCCTCGCTGCGCCGCATCGCACACTATGACTATTGGCAGGATCGCGTACGTAACTCGATCCTGATCGACGCCAGCGCCGACATTCTGTTGTACGGCAACGCCGAGCGGGCGATTGTCGAAGTCGCCCAGCGTCTGTCCTACGGTCACAAGATCGAAGACATCACCGATGTGCGCGGCACGGCGTTCATTCGTCGTGACACGCCGCAAGGCTGGTACGAAGTCGACTCCACGCGCATCGATCGTCCGGGCAAGGTCGACAAGATCATCAACCCGTACGTCAACACGCAAGACACCCAGGCTTGCGCAATCGAGCAGGAAAAGGGCCCGGTCGAAGATCCGCAGGAAGCCAAGGTCGTGCAGATCCTGGCCAGCCCGCGCATGACCCGCGACAAGACCGTGATTCGCCTCCCGTCGATGGAAAAGGTGCGTAACGACCCGGTTCTCTATGCTCACGCCAATCGCGTGCTTCACTTGGAAACCAATCCGGGCAACGCCCGCGCGCTGGTGCAGAAGCATGGCGAAGTCGATGTCTGGTTCAACCCGCCGCCGATTCCGATGACCACTGAAGAAATGGACTACGTGTTCGGCATGCCTTACGCCCGGGTTCCGCATCCGGCGTATGGCAAGGAGAAGATCCCGGCCTACGACATGATCCGTTTCTCGGTGAACATCATGCGCGGCTGCTTCGGCGGCTGCACCTTCTGCTCGATCACCGAGCACGAAGGCCGGATCATCCAGAACCGGTCCGAAGAGTCGATCATTCGTGAAATCGAAGAGATCCGCGACAAGGTCCCAGGCTTCACCGGCGTCATTTCCGACCTCGGCGGCCCGACCGCGAACATGTACCGTATCGCGTGCAAGACGCCGGAAATCGAATCCGCCTGCCGCAAACCATCCTGCGTGTTCCCGGGTATCTGCCCGAACCTGAACACCGACCACTCGTCGTTGATTCAGCTGTACCGCAGCGCCCGTGCGTTGCCGGGTGTGAAGAAGATTCTGATTGCCTCCGGTCTGCGTTACGACCTCGCCGTCGAGTCGCCGGAATATGTCAAGGAATTGGTGACCCACCACGTTGGCGGCTACCTGAAGATCGCCCCGGAACACACCGAGGAAGGTCCGCTCAACCAGATGATGAAACCGGGCATTGGCAGCTATGACAAGTTCAAGCGCATGTTCGAGAAGTACACCAAGGAAGCAGGAAAAGAACAGTACCTGATTCCATACTTCATCGCGGCTCACCCGGGCACCACCGACGAAGACATGATGAACCTGGCCCTGTGGCTCAAGGGCAACGGCTTCCGCGCCGACCAGGTGCAGGCGTTCTACCCGTCGCCGATGGCCACCGCCACCGCGATGTACCATTCGGGCAAGAACCCGCTGCGCAAAGTCACTTACAAGAGCGACGGCGTGACCATCGTCAAGAGCGAAGAGCAGCGTCGTCTGCACAAGGCGTTCTTGCGTTATCACGACGCGAAAGGCTGGCCGATGCTGCGTGAAGCGCTGATCCGCATGGGCCGCGCCGACCTGATCGGGCCGGGCAAGGATCAATTGATCCCGGCGCATCAGCCGGCGACCGACAGCTATCAGAGCGCTCGTCGCAAGAACTCGACGCCAGCCGGCAGCCATAAAGTGGCGAAAGAGGGCAAAGAGAAGACCACGAAGATTCTCACCCAGCACACCGGCCTGCCACCGCGTGCCAGTGATGGCGGTAATCCGTGGGACAAGCGTGAACAGGCCAAAGCGGCGGCATTCGCCCGCAATCAGCAGGCAGCCAAAGAACGCAAGGATGCCGCTAAAGGCAAAGGGCCGAAGCCGACCCGCAAGCCGGTCGTACCGCGCTAAAAGAAAACGCCAACCTTCGGGTTGGCGTTTTGCATTTCAGGCCTCAGGAAATGCGGTGAGCCTACTGGCCCCATCGCTGGCAAGCCAGCTCCCACAGGGAGCTTCAGGGGCCACCGTCCTGTGAGCGACAGAGAAACCTGTGGGAGCTGGCTTGCCAGCGATGGGGCCCGCTCAGACACTCCCACGATCAATGCCTGCCACAAATAGAAGCAAACTCCCCAAAGCATTTCCTCACGTCGCCCGATTTTGGTGCTGTACTGCGCTTAGCATTTCGCGAAAGCGTCCAAGGCTGTGCATGGCATAAGTCTTGCGCGCGTTCGCATACGCCCAGGCTCGCAGGAGGCACGCCGTGTCGATTCATGTCGCATTG
This window of the Pseudomonas fluorescens genome carries:
- a CDS encoding YgiQ family radical SAM protein, producing MQAAKPLFDYPKYWAECFGPAPFLPMSREEMDQLGWDSCDIIIVTGDAYVDHPSFGMAIIGRLLESQGFRVGIIAQPNWQSKDDFMKLGEPNLFFGVAAGNMDSMINRYTADKKIRSDDAYTPGGMAGKRPDRASLVYSQRCKEAYKHVPIVLGGIEASLRRIAHYDYWQDRVRNSILIDASADILLYGNAERAIVEVAQRLSYGHKIEDITDVRGTAFIRRDTPQGWYEVDSTRIDRPGKVDKIINPYVNTQDTQACAIEQEKGPVEDPQEAKVVQILASPRMTRDKTVIRLPSMEKVRNDPVLYAHANRVLHLETNPGNARALVQKHGEVDVWFNPPPIPMTTEEMDYVFGMPYARVPHPAYGKEKIPAYDMIRFSVNIMRGCFGGCTFCSITEHEGRIIQNRSEESIIREIEEIRDKVPGFTGVISDLGGPTANMYRIACKTPEIESACRKPSCVFPGICPNLNTDHSSLIQLYRSARALPGVKKILIASGLRYDLAVESPEYVKELVTHHVGGYLKIAPEHTEEGPLNQMMKPGIGSYDKFKRMFEKYTKEAGKEQYLIPYFIAAHPGTTDEDMMNLALWLKGNGFRADQVQAFYPSPMATATAMYHSGKNPLRKVTYKSDGVTIVKSEEQRRLHKAFLRYHDAKGWPMLREALIRMGRADLIGPGKDQLIPAHQPATDSYQSARRKNSTPAGSHKVAKEGKEKTTKILTQHTGLPPRASDGGNPWDKREQAKAAAFARNQQAAKERKDAAKGKGPKPTRKPVVPR